From the Thermus brockianus genome, the window CCATAGAGGCGGGGGCCACCACCATCAACATCCCCGACACCACGGGCTACGGCACGCCTGGGGAGTACGGGGCCCTCATCCGCCGCATCCGCGACGAGGTGGTGCGGGGGCGGGATGTCATCATCTCCACCCACACCCACGACGACCTGGGCCTCGCCGTGGCCAACGCCCTGGCCGGCGTGGAGAACGGGGCGGGGCAGGTGGAGTGCACCATCAACGGCATTGGGGAGCGGGCGGGGAACACCTCCTTGGAGGAGGTGGTCATGGCGCTCTACGTGCGCCGGGACTGGTACAAGGCCTACACCCAGATCAACACCCGGGAGATCTACCGGGTTTCCCGCCTGGTGGAGCGCTACACGGGGATGCCCGTCCCCCCCAACAAGGCCATCGTGGGGGACAACGCCTTCGCCCACGAGTCCGGCATCCACCAGGACGGCGTCCTGAAGCACCGGGCCACCTACGAGATCATGGACGCCGAGCTCATCGGCCGCCGGCCCGCGGTGATCGTCCTGGGCAAGCACTCGGGGCGGGCAGCCTTCAGGAAGGCCCTGGAGGATCTGGGCTACAAGGACCTCTCCGAGGAGGAGCTGAAGAAGCTCTTCGCCCGCTTCAAGGAGATCGCCGAGAAAAAGGGTCCCCTTTCCGCCGAGGAGCTCCAGGCCCTGGTGGAAAGCGAGCGCGAGCCCGCCTCCCACTTCTTCACCCTGGAACACGTTCAGTTCTTCTCGGGCTCGGGCCTCTTGCCCACGGCCACGGTGAAGGTGAGGACCCCCGAGGGGGAGCGGGTGGCCACCCACACAGGGGATGGGCCGGTGGACGCCGTGTACAAGGCCATCCAGGAGGCCATCGGTCTCAGGCCCGAGCTGGAGCTCTACCGGGTGGAGGCCATCACGGGGAGCACCGAGGCCTTGGGCCAGGTGACGGTGCGGCTCCGGCTGGGTGAGCTCCAGGCGGTGGGGGTGGGGGTTTCCCCGGACATCATTGAGGCCAGCGCCTTGGCCTTCTTGGACGCCGCCGGGAAGCTGGTCTCGGGCCGGGCCACCCGGCATCCCCCTTCCATCGCCGAGGTCCAGCGCGGGGTCTAGGCATGGTGGAGATCCTGGACACCACGCTCCGGGACGGCACCCAAGGGGAGGGGGTAAGCCTCTCCGTGGACGATAAGGTGGCCATCGCCAAGCGGCTTGCCGCCTTTGGCGTCCACGTGATTGAGGGGGGCTGGCCCGGCTCCAACCCCAAGGACGCCGAGTTCTTCGCCCGCATGAAGGGGGTGGACCTGGGGGCGGCCCGGCTCGCCGCCTTTGGGGCTACCCGCCGCAAGGGGCTCGTGCCGGAGGAGGACCCCTCCGTCCTCGCCCTCCTGGAGGCGGAAACCCCGGTGGTGGTCCTCTTCGGCAAGAGCTGGACCCTGCATGTCCTCGAGGCCCTGGAGACCACCTTGGAGGAAAACCTCCACATGATCCGGGACACGGTGGCCTTCTTCGCCAGGAGGGGAAAGCGGGTCATCTACGATGCCGAGCACTTCTTTGACGGCTACAAGGAGGACCCCGCCTACGCCCTCGCCACCCTGGAGGCCGCCCGGGAGGGGGGAGCGGACACCCTGGTCCTTTGCGACACCAACGGGGGAAGCCTTCCCGAGGAGGTCTACGCCATCACCAAGGCCGTGGTGGAGCGCTTTCCCGGGGTTAGGGTGGGCATCCATCCCCACAACGACGCCGAGCTCGCCGTGGCCAACGCCCTGGCGGCGGTGCGGGCCGGGGCTACCCACGCCCAGGGCACCATCAACGGCTACGGGGAGCGGTGCGGCAACCTCAACCTCACGAGCTTCCTCCCCACCCTGGTCTTCAAGTACGGCATCCCCGCCCTTCCCCCGGAAAGGCTGAAGGGCCTAAAGGAGCTCTCTCACTTCGTGGACGAGCGGGCCAACCTCACCCCGAACCGCCGCGCCCCCTACGTGGGGGAGGCGGCCTTCGCCCACAAGGCGGGGGTGCACGTGTCCGCTGTCCTCAAAAACCCCCGCACCTACGAGCACATCCCCCCGGAGTGGGTGGGGAATACCCGCCGCTTCCTGGTCTCGGATGTCTCGGGCCGCTCCAACCTCCTCGCCAAGCTCCAGGAGCTCGGGGTGGACCTCTCCAAGGAGGAGGCCAAGCGCCTCTTGGACGAGGTGAAGGCCCTGGAGTACGAGGGCTACGCCTTTGAGGGGGCGGAGGCGAGCTTCTACCTCCTGGCCCACCGGCTCAAGGGCGGGGCCCTGCCTTTTAGCGTGGAGGGGTTTAGCGTCTTCGTCCACGGCTCGGGCCTGGACACCGCTTGGGCCGAGGCCACGGTGCGGGTGCGGGTGGGGGAGAGCCTCCAGCACACCGCCGCCGAGAGCCCTTTCGGCCCCGTTTCCGCCCTGGACCGGGCCTTCCGCAAGGCGGTGTTGCAGTTTTACCCGGAGCTCGCCGAGGTGGAGCTCACGGACTACAAGGTGCGCATCCTCTCGGGCCAGGAAGCGGGCACCAACTCGGGGGTGCGGGTGATGACCGAGATGCGGCGGGGGGAGGAGCGTTTCGCCACGGTGGGGGCCAGCGAGAACATCCTCGAGGCCTCCCTCAAGGCCCTCACGGACGGCTACGCCTACGCCCTCCTCTTCGCCCGGGCCCCTACGCCCAAGGAAGCCTGACCTCGGGAAAGGCCAGGGGGCTCACCGCCTCTTCGGGGGTGAGGAGGCGGATTTCCCGGTACCGCCCAACCCGGGGGTCGCGGTGGACCTCCAGGAGGCCCTCCTTCAGGTTCACGAGCCACACCTCGGGGATGCCCGCCTCGGCGTAGAGGGGAAGCTTCACCCCTCGGTCAAACTCCAAGGAGGTGTCCGCCACCTCCACCAGGAGGAGGACGTCCTCGGGGGTGGGGAGGCGATCCTGGTAGCGCTCCAAGGGGGGCTTGAGGATGAGGAGGTCCGGCTCGGGCTCGGAGTCCTCCGCGAGGCGCAAGGGAGACTGAACCGCCACCAAGGCCTTGCCTGCCAAAGCTTCCTTCAGCTGGTGGTCCAAGCGCATCACGGCGGCCACGTGCCTGGGTCCCATGGGGCTCATCTGGTACACCTCTCCCCTTAGGAGCTCCACGTGGGGCACCCCCTGGAAGGCCCGCTCAAACGCTTCCACGCTGAAGCGGTACCGGGTGGCCATGCCTCCATTATGCCCCGTGGCCGGCGTAGTGCTTGAGCCCAAGCCGCCAGAGGAGGCGCCAGAGGAGGAAGAAGAAAACCCCCCAAAGGAGCATCACCCAAAGGCCCGGGAAGAGGCGCACCTCCTGCCCCGCCAGGAGGGCGGCGGGGAGGTAGACCAGGTAGGGGAAGGGGGTGAGGAGGGCGAGGGTCCTTAGGGGTTCGGGGAAGACCTCCAGGGGGGCGATGGTTCCAGAAAGGAAAAGGTAAAGGAGGAAGAAGACCTCCTCCACTGCCGTGGCCCGCTCGCTGAAGAAGGTGAGGAGGGCGATGGCGTACTGCATGAGGTAGCGGAGCAAAAAGGCTAGGGCGGTGAGGAGGAGCCCGAGGAGGAAGGACAAAGGCTCGGGTGGGAAGCGGGCCTCGGGGAAGAGGAGAAAGAAGAGGAGGGTGAGGAGGACCACGAAGGGAAGCCGGGCGAGCCTTTCCGCCACGTGGGCCGCCAAGTGGTCAAAGAAGGGGTCCAGGGGCCTAAGGAGGCGGAAGGAGAGCCTCCCTTCCACCACGTCCCGCTCAAACTCCCACACCACCCAGACCACCGTGGCCTGGCGCACCAGGAAGACCATGAGGAAGTAGCGGGCGAACTCCCCGGGGCCTAAGGGGAAATCCCCGTGCCGCGCCGCTTCCGTCCAGACCCCAAGGAGGATCAGGGGAAGCGCCCCCGCCAGGGCCCAAAGGAAAAGCTCCGCCCGGTACTCCAGCATGTAGGCGAGGTACACCCCTAGGAGGGCCCAGGCCTTCCTCATCCCTCCACCTCCTTGGGGCTTTGGAAGACCCGGGCGATGACCTCTTCCAGGGGGGGCTCCTTGACCTCGAGGTCCTCCACGGGAAGCCCCTTCAGGATGAGGGCCACCCGCTCCGTGAGCCCCTCCCGGGGGACGAGGAGCCTGGCCTCCCGCCCCTCCGCTTCCCGCACCTCCCCGAAGGCCTTCAGGGCCTCCCGGGGAAGGGGTTTGGCCAGGACGAGCCGCACCTCCCGGTAGGGGGCGAAGCGGGCCAAAAGGCCCTCCAAGGCCCCGTCGTAGAGGAGCCTGCCATGGTGGATGACCAGGACCCTTTCGCAAAGGGCGGCGATGTCCGCCATGTAGTGGCTCGTGAGGAGGATGGTGGCCCCGTAGCGGGCGTTGTAGGCCCGCACGAACTCCCGCACCGCCACCTGGGCGTTCACGTCCAGGCCCAGGGTGGGCTCGTCCAGGAAGAGGACCTCGGGGCGGTGGAGGAGGGCGGCCAAAAGCTCCGCCTTCATCCTTTCCCCCAGGGAGAGCTTGCGCACGGGCTGGTGGAGCTTCCCCTCTAGCCCCAGCATCTCTGCCAGCTCCCCCACCCGCTTCCGGAACTCCCCCTCGGGGACCTCGTAGATGGCGGCGTTGAGCCGGAGGGTGTCCATGGCGGGCAGGTCCCAGATCAGCTGTTGCTTGTTGCCCATGACCAGGGTGATCTTCCTCAGGAAGGCCCTTTCCCGCCGCCAGGGCACGTGCCCCGCCACCAACGCCTCCCCACGGGTGGGGTGGAGGAGCCCCGTGAGCATCTTCAAGGTGGTGGTCTTGCCCGCCCCGTTGGGGCCCAAAAAGCCCACCACCTCCCCCCGCCGGATGGCGAAGCTCACCCCCTCCACCGCCCGCACCAGGCGGTACTGGCGGAAGAGGAAGTGGCGCAGGGTACCCAGGAGGCTTTCCTCCTTCAGGGCCACGCGGAAGTGCTTGGTGAGGTCTTGGGCGAGGACGACGGCCTCGAGGCGCACCCTCTAAGTCTACGTGGTGTAATGGTCTTTGTGCGCTACCTGCGGGTCTACCTCCTCTTTTTGCGCCTTTCCTTGGCGGCGGAGATGGAGTACCGCCTGAACTTCCTCCTGGGGCTTTTCTCCTCGGCCCTCACCCTCCTCGGGGCCCTCTTCGGCCTCCTCCTCCTCTACCAGGGGGGGTACCGGCCGGGGGGGTGGGCCTGGGAGGAGGCCCTTTTGGTCCTCGCCGCCTTCACCCTCCTTCAGGGGCTTGGGAGCACCCTCCTCGCCCCTAACCTCAACAAGATTGTGGAGCACGTGCAGCAAGGCACCTTGGACTTCGTCCTCCTAAAGCCTTTGGACCCCCAGTTTTGGCTCTCTTTAAGGGTTTTCTCCCCATGGGGCCTTGGGGATTTCCTCCTGGGGTTTGGGCTTCTCCTCTTTGGGGGAAGCCGGCTTGGCCTGGGGCTTCAGGACTACTTCCTCTTCGCCCTCTACTGGTTCTTGGGGGCGGTCATGCTCTATAGCCTCTGGTTCCTCCTCGCCACCACCAGCATCTGGTTCGTGAAGATTTACAACGTGACCGAGGTCCTGCGGGGGCTTTTGGAAGCGGGGCGCTTTCCCGCCTCCAGCTATCCGGCCCTTTACCGCTTCTTCTTCACCTTCGTGGTACCCGTGGCCTTCCTTACCACGGTGCCGGCGGAGGCCGCCTTGGGAAGGGGGGCGCCCTGGGTAGCCCTCGGGATCGCCCTGGGCCTTTTCCTCCTGGCGCGGGGCTTCTTCCGCCTGGCCCTAAGGAGCTACACCTCGGCGAGCAGTTAAAATCCACCCCATGGACTGGCTTTGGGTCCTCTTCCTCGCTTATCTTTTCGGCTCCATCCCCGCTGGGGTTCTGGTGGCCCGCACCTACGGGGTGGACATCCGCAAGGTGGGTTCGGGGAACATCGGGGCCACCAACGTCCTTAGGGCCTTGGGGCCTGGCCCTGCCTTCGTGGTGGCCTTCTTTGACGTGTTCAAGGGCGGCATTGCCGTGCTTATCGCCCGGGC encodes:
- the cimA gene encoding citramalate synthase, which encodes MVEILDTTLRDGTQGEGVSLSVDDKVAIAKRLAAFGVHVIEGGWPGSNPKDAEFFARMKGVDLGAARLAAFGATRRKGLVPEEDPSVLALLEAETPVVVLFGKSWTLHVLEALETTLEENLHMIRDTVAFFARRGKRVIYDAEHFFDGYKEDPAYALATLEAAREGGADTLVLCDTNGGSLPEEVYAITKAVVERFPGVRVGIHPHNDAELAVANALAAVRAGATHAQGTINGYGERCGNLNLTSFLPTLVFKYGIPALPPERLKGLKELSHFVDERANLTPNRRAPYVGEAAFAHKAGVHVSAVLKNPRTYEHIPPEWVGNTRRFLVSDVSGRSNLLAKLQELGVDLSKEEAKRLLDEVKALEYEGYAFEGAEASFYLLAHRLKGGALPFSVEGFSVFVHGSGLDTAWAEATVRVRVGESLQHTAAESPFGPVSALDRAFRKAVLQFYPELAEVELTDYKVRILSGQEAGTNSGVRVMTEMRRGEERFATVGASENILEASLKALTDGYAYALLFARAPTPKEA
- a CDS encoding 2-isopropylmalate synthase, yielding MERHIRIFDTTLRDGEQSPGVALSLDQKLEIAHALARLNVDIIEAGFPVSGPLEFEAVRRIATEVKGPIIAALARTHTLDIDQAAKALEKAEKPRIHVFTSASKIHLEYMLKKTEEEVLEMADQMVRYARRYVDDVEFSAQDVMRADWDFVKRLYEVAIEAGATTINIPDTTGYGTPGEYGALIRRIRDEVVRGRDVIISTHTHDDLGLAVANALAGVENGAGQVECTINGIGERAGNTSLEEVVMALYVRRDWYKAYTQINTREIYRVSRLVERYTGMPVPPNKAIVGDNAFAHESGIHQDGVLKHRATYEIMDAELIGRRPAVIVLGKHSGRAAFRKALEDLGYKDLSEEELKKLFARFKEIAEKKGPLSAEELQALVESEREPASHFFTLEHVQFFSGSGLLPTATVKVRTPEGERVATHTGDGPVDAVYKAIQEAIGLRPELELYRVEAITGSTEALGQVTVRLRLGELQAVGVGVSPDIIEASALAFLDAAGKLVSGRATRHPPSIAEVQRGV
- a CDS encoding ABC transporter ATP-binding protein yields the protein MRLEAVVLAQDLTKHFRVALKEESLLGTLRHFLFRQYRLVRAVEGVSFAIRRGEVVGFLGPNGAGKTTTLKMLTGLLHPTRGEALVAGHVPWRRERAFLRKITLVMGNKQQLIWDLPAMDTLRLNAAIYEVPEGEFRKRVGELAEMLGLEGKLHQPVRKLSLGERMKAELLAALLHRPEVLFLDEPTLGLDVNAQVAVREFVRAYNARYGATILLTSHYMADIAALCERVLVIHHGRLLYDGALEGLLARFAPYREVRLVLAKPLPREALKAFGEVREAEGREARLLVPREGLTERVALILKGLPVEDLEVKEPPLEEVIARVFQSPKEVEG
- a CDS encoding ABC transporter permease is translated as MRKAWALLGVYLAYMLEYRAELFLWALAGALPLILLGVWTEAARHGDFPLGPGEFARYFLMVFLVRQATVVWVVWEFERDVVEGRLSFRLLRPLDPFFDHLAAHVAERLARLPFVVLLTLLFFLLFPEARFPPEPLSFLLGLLLTALAFLLRYLMQYAIALLTFFSERATAVEEVFFLLYLFLSGTIAPLEVFPEPLRTLALLTPFPYLVYLPAALLAGQEVRLFPGLWVMLLWGVFFFLLWRLLWRLGLKHYAGHGA
- a CDS encoding ABC transporter permease, which encodes MVFVRYLRVYLLFLRLSLAAEMEYRLNFLLGLFSSALTLLGALFGLLLLYQGGYRPGGWAWEEALLVLAAFTLLQGLGSTLLAPNLNKIVEHVQQGTLDFVLLKPLDPQFWLSLRVFSPWGLGDFLLGFGLLLFGGSRLGLGLQDYFLFALYWFLGAVMLYSLWFLLATTSIWFVKIYNVTEVLRGLLEAGRFPASSYPALYRFFFTFVVPVAFLTTVPAEAALGRGAPWVALGIALGLFLLARGFFRLALRSYTSASS
- a CDS encoding Uma2 family endonuclease — encoded protein: MATRYRFSVEAFERAFQGVPHVELLRGEVYQMSPMGPRHVAAVMRLDHQLKEALAGKALVAVQSPLRLAEDSEPEPDLLILKPPLERYQDRLPTPEDVLLLVEVADTSLEFDRGVKLPLYAEAGIPEVWLVNLKEGLLEVHRDPRVGRYREIRLLTPEEAVSPLAFPEVRLPWA